One Thermoanaerobacter pseudethanolicus ATCC 33223 genomic window, GTGATAGCGATAGTAGGGTATACAAATGCAGGAAAATCCACGCTGCTTAATGCTTTAACTAATGCGGAAGTGTACGTAGAAGATAAATTATTTGCAACCCTTGACCCTACTGCGCGAAGACTTGTTTTGCCTTCAGGGAGAGAAGTGATTTTGATTGATACTGTAGGTTTTATTAGAAAATTGCCCCACGACCTAGTGGAAGCTTTTAAATCTACATTGGAAGAGGCTAAATATGCAGATCTATTGCTTCATGTAATTGATGTGACTTCGCCAGATATGGAGGAAAAGATAAAGGTTGTAGAAAAGGTTCTTTCAGATTTAGATGTTATTAATACTCCAAGAATAAATGTTTTTAATAAAATTGACCTTTTAGATGTAGTGCCAAAAGGGAATGAAAAAGAAATTTACATTTCTGCTAAAAACAAAATAGGACTTGATAAATTATTGCAGGCAATAGAAAAAGAGATTTTTAAAGACGTAGAAATAGTTAATTTCCTCCTGCCTTATGATAAAACCAAAGAATACAATTATTTAAAAGAAAAAACAAAAGTAATTGAAGAAAGTTATGATGAAAAAGGGATAATAATAAAAGCGGAGGTACAAAAAGAAACAAAAGAAAGATTTAAAGATTTTATCATCGTTTAATAGCATTGTATTCTGCTTTTTCTTGAGCTTTTACATTTTTAACTATTTGAACAATTTTTTTATAAGCTTTTTGCGTACCATAAATGACTAAAGGCCTTCCTATAACAGGAAATTTTAAGGCTATAGAAGTAAATCCTCCAATCTTCATGATCCAATTGGTAGCAGCAGTAGTGTCAATTAACAGAAGACCTTCATTTGTGTTAAAAATATGATAATACAAATCTTTGAGAGCTGGTTCAATCAATTTTTTAGCATTTTTTACTCCCATAGAGTATATATTGTTTCCATACTCATCTGTGCCAATTGGGACAATGTGACCAGGGTCGTTTTGACCATTTAATTTATCAAACAAAGGTATGTTTTCTATTTCTTCTCGAGAGGGAATTTTGTCCATTGACAGTTTTCCGGTATGTATATAAGCGGCTATAACAGAAGTATGTGTTCCACCATAACAGTGATAAATTATATGCATTTAAAACTCTCCTTCCTTGTTTTGTACATTAGATATTTTTTATTAATTTGAAGATTTTTATACTGGTAAATTAATTTTATGATGGGAAAATTAAATTTTGATGTATAATTGTGGAGATATGCGGAAAAATAAAAATAAAATTAAAAATTTGAGAAGGAATTTAAGAGTTTTTAAAGAATATTATATTAAGAGAAAAAATAAAAATTTTAGGGGGCTTGGAAATGTTAATAAGAGATTGCGCTGGAGGAGTTGTATTTAAAGGAGATAATGTATTCATCCTCAAAAATGAGAAGGGGGAGTGGGTGTTACCAAAAGGGGTTATTAGAAATAATGAATTGCCTATTGATGTGGCCATAAGAAGAGTCTGTGCTGAAACAGGTCTTAAATCTGTTGAAGTCCTTTCTACTGCTGGTGAAACCAGCTACGAATTCTATTCTGTTACCCGTCAACGTCCTGTCTTTAATAAAATCATTTGGTATCTCATGACTACCGCCGATGAGGAATTTAATATTAGCAAGGAAGATGGTTTTGTTGATGGAGGATTTTATCCTATAGACAAGGCTTTGGAGATGATTACCTATAGTCAAGACAAATCACTTGTAAACGTTTCTTACTTTAAATATAAGACGTTGACGAAGGCTCTGGCATAAAGCGGAAAAGCTTTAATAAAGCCTAATAAAGCCTAATAAAGCCTAATAAAGCCGGCAACGGCTTTATTTTTTGATTATAATTTGGTATAATGACAAAGGGGTGCTATTTTGGCTAAAAGTTATAAAACACTATATTCTTACGGAGTTGCTGAAATTGAAATAAAGCGTTCCAAATTTATTGGACATGCTAAACCAGTTTCTTCAGAGGAAGAGGCAATAAAATTTATAGAGGAAATTAGGGCAAGTCACAGAATGGCAACCCATAACGTTTACGCTTATGTTATTGGAGAAAATGATGAAATTCAGCGTTTTAGTGATGATGGAGAGCCTTCTGGCACAGCAGGCATACCTGTATTAAATGTAATAAAAAAAGAAGGATTAAAAAACGTTGTTGTTGTAGTTACAAGGTATTTTGGCGGAATATTGTTAGGAGCAGGAGGCTTAGTGAGAGCTTATACAAAAGGGGCAAAAGTAGGTATTGATGCTGCTGGAATAATAGAAAAAATACCTGCGAAAAGTGTTATACTCACTTTTGATTATACTTTCCTGGGAAGAATTCAAAATGAGCTTTTAAAAAAAGGTTATTACATTAAGGATATTATATATTCAGATAGAGTTTCTATAGTATTACATATTGAAGAAGACCATCTATTAGAATTTCAAACTTTTATAAATGATTTGACAAGTAAAAGGTGTGATATAAAAATTGAGGAAGATGTATACCTTTTTAAAAAAGGCGATGAATATTATGGGACATAAACTTTATCCCTTATAAAAGGAAGAGAGAAAAGTAAATGGGGGCGCATTAATTAAGACCCTATTGAATTTAGGAGGTTAAAAAGAATGGAGTGGGATTATTCCTACATAGATTACGTGGAAGAAGCTATGAAAAGAAAGGTGTGGGCTGTAGTAGGAGCACTCCCTCGAGAGAGTAAATATGGCTATCAAATTTATCGAACTCTTAAATTGAACGGGTATACAGCTTATCCTGTTAATCCAAAATTTCAAGAAGTAGATGGAGATCCTTGCTATGAGTCTTTATCGAGCTTACCTGTAATACCAGAAGTTGTAGATATGGTAGTTCCTCCTAATAGAGGTGGACAGTACCTAGAGGAAGCGGCAAAATTAGGTGTGGAATTTATTTGGTTCCAACCGGGGGCAGAAAGTGAGGAACTGGTGGAAAAAGCTAAAAACCTTGGGCTAAAAGTTATTTATAATACCTGTGTAATGTTGGAAACCGATAAGAGGAAGTAAGAGGAGAGCCATCTCCTCTTATTTGATTATTTGCGAGGTTTTGAGAAAAATTCGTATATTCCCATACAGAATAAAAAAACAGCGAATATTTTTTTTAATATAAAGGCTTTTGTGATTGCTGCTATAATAGCTCCAACAAAACTTCCTATCATTCCACCTATTATTATAAGCAATATGATTTTATACTTTATGTTTTTACTTTTAAAATGGTATATTAATGCGATAATTGCTGTAGGAATAAAAGAAAAAAGATTAACGCTTTGAGCAATGTGTTGCTCGGTTCCAATAAAGATTGTCAAGGCAGGAATGAGAATTGTCCCTCCTCCAATTCCCATTCCTCCTACAATTCCTGAAAAAAGTCCTATTAGAAATAGTTTCATGATATCCACATCCTGACGGAAGCTATAAGCATTATTATTCCAAAAATTTTTCTTAATAAAGGTATGGAGAGTTTATTAAGAAAATATGCGCCAATAATTCCTCCTATCGTACTTCCTATAGCTATGTTAATAGTTAAAGGGATGTCGATTATTTTATTTTGCAAATACACTAAGCTACTGACTAGAGTGATAGGAAGTATAATTGAAATTGCTGTAGCATGAGCCTTATGGTCTTCTATGCCAAGCAAAAATACCAATGCTGGGACTATTAAAGTGCCTCCTCCTGTACCTAAAAGACCGTTTACGATACCAGTTATAAAGCCTATAGAGAAAAGTTTTAGTTTATCAGTCATTTTTATCACCTTTTACAGCTTGATATTATTATTTTTTCACTAAATTCTTTTGATATTCTAATTTCCATTTGACATGTTTAGCTTAGAAAGTTTAAAATTTTTATAGTAATGTGCAAATGGAGGTAAATTTTATGATTGCCAACAATGTTTTTGAGCTGATTGGAAAAACGCCAGTTGTTAAGTTAAATAAAATTGTTGAAAAAGAATGGGCGGAAATTTATTTAAAATTAGAATTTTTTAATCCGGCAGGCAGTGTTAAAGATAGGGTAGCTTTTTCCATGATAGAAAAGGCAGAAAAAGAAGGAAAATTAAAAAAAGGAAGTGTAATTATTGAACCTACCAGCGGAAATACAGGGATAGGGTTAGCGATGGTAGGGGCAGCAAAAGGGTATAAGGTAATAATAGTTATGCCCGATACTATGAGTATGGAAAGAAGAATGCTTTTAACGGCATATGGGGCAGAAGTAGTTCTTACCCCTGGCAAATTGGGGATGGAAGGCGCTATAAAAAAAGCGGAAGAATTAGTAAGGCAGAATAAAAACTATTTTATGCCACAACAGTTTGAAAATTTTGCAAATCCGTTAATTCATGAAGAGACTACTGCCAAAGAGATAATTGAAGATTTTAACGAAGGACTTGATGTTTTTGTTGCAGGTGTAGGTACGGGAGGAACTATTACAGGAGTAGGAAAAATATTAAAAAATAAATTTTCTAATATAAAAATTATTGGAGTAGAGCCCTATTCAGCAGCAGTACTTTCTGGTAAAGAGCCTGGTCCTCATAAGATTCAAGGGATTGGGGCAGGCTTCATTCCTAAGGTGTTAGATAAAAATGTCATAGATGAAGTAATTGCTGTAAAAGATGAAGATGCCTTTGAGGTGACTCGTCTTTTAGCAAAAAAAGAAGGCATACTTGGAGGAATTTCTACAGGTGCTTCCTTATGGGCAGCAATTGAAGTTGCTAAGAAATTAGGCAAAGGTAAAAAGGTTTTAGCAATAGCTCCTGACAGTGGAGAGAGGTATTTAAGCACACAACTTTTTAGAGAGGATTAGATTTACAAGCCTTATATTATTGTGTTAAAATATTTTAGACACAGTAAAGGAGGTTTTTTTATGTCAGGGCATTCAAAATGGGCTAATATAAAACACAAAAAAGAGAAAATGGACGCTAAAAAGGGGAGAATTTTTACAAAGCTTACCAAAGATATTATAAAAGCGGCTAAAGAAGGCGGTGGAGACCCTAACACTAACAGTAAATTAAGAGATGCTATAGAAAAGGCAAAAGCTAATAATTTGCCAAATGAAAATATACAAAGGGCTATTAAAAAAGGTACCGGTGAATTAGGAGGAGCTAATTTAGAAGAAGTAATATATGAAGGATACGGTCCTTCTGGTACTGCCATAATTGTTGAAGCTTTGACTGACAATAAAAACAGAACTGCTGGTGAAATAAGGCATATTTTTGATAGGCATGGTGGTAGTTTAGGAGCAGCTGGTTCTGTTACGTGGATGTTTGACAAAGTCGGAATTATAATTGTTGAAAAAGATAATTCTATTGATGAAGACGAGTTAGCGATGGTTGCAATAGATGCCGGCGCGCAAGACTTTTCTGCAGAAGATGAAGAATTCGAAATAATCACTGAACCTTCAAATTTTCAAGAAGTAAAAGAAGCGATTGAAAAAGCGGGGTATAAGATTTCAGAAGCAGAAGTTACTATGCTTCCTAAAAATACTATACAACTAAGTCCTGAAGACTATGAGAAATTCGAAAAATTAATTGACAAATTAGAGGAAAATGACGATGTACAAAACGTTTATCACAATGTGGAAATAGAAGACGAAAATGACGAATAAAAGAAAGAGATAGAAGAGGCTACATTTCTTCTATCTCTTTCTTTTCTTTTTCTGTTAAAACTTTATGTAAGTCTAAGTTGATTATTAATCTGTCGTTTAAATTGATAATAGATGTTATATACTCTTTCCCAATTCCTTTTATTATGTCTGGAGCTTCTTGGATGGAACTATCGTCTATATGTAAAACTTCTGTTACTGAGTCTACGATGAAACCTACTGGTCTGTTAGTGACATTTACTACAATAATCCGATTGTTGTCATTTTTTTCTGATAAAGGCAAATTAAAACGCTTTTTTAAATCTACAATAGGAATAACTGTTCCTCTTAGATTAGTTATGCCTTCTACAAAAGAAGGGGCATCAGGTACTTTAATAATCGTCTGAAGCCGTATAATTTCTATTACCTGATTAATGTCTACGCAAAAGTCTTCATTGTTTAATTTAAAAACTACAATTTGATTTGCCACTTTATCATCTCCTCCCTTATAGATATTATTCGATATTTTTTGACAAAATCCTGCAAAGAGAATAAATTTTTTAAAATTGGTTATAATTACATAAAACAGGAGGAGATGCTATGAAAAAGTTAATTTCCTATAAATTGGTTATGATATATTTGTTAGCTATATTTATAGGAGTGATGGTTGGGTATTTAATTAACGTTAAAGATAGGGAGCAGCAAAAAACAGAAAAAAATATAACTTATGAACAGAAGATTACTTCTCAGCAAGAAGCTCTTGCCAAAAAATTAATTTCTCAAAGTAAACTTATATTTGAAACTAAATATCTTGAAAATGGAGAAATAGTGCGTGAAGTTCAAAATTTAACCCCTTCTCTTTATGGAAAAAGCAAGGAAGAAATTGCAAAGATATATAGTAGTTGGAAAGTTAAAAGTTTTGATGAAGAGGAAATAGTTCTCTATAGAGAAAAAGAAGGGTTGCCTGCAGATTATTATATAATTTCTAGTATAAATGGATATGTGGTTTTATTAAAAAGTGACGGAAATGGCAATAAGGAAATTGTAGAGAAAACCGACATACCACTGGACAGTTTAACACCTTTTGACAGAGAAAGAGTGATGGAAAATATAATTACAAAAGACAAAGACGAAGCATACCAAATATTAGCAAATTTAAGCTCTTAAGTTCTCCTATGTTTTTAGGAGAACTTTTTCTTGTTTATAAAGGTCATTGATGTTAAAATAAATAAAAGGAGAGGGGATATAATGAGGGTATTAGGGATAGATCCTGGAATTGCCATAATGGGCTATGGTATAATAGATTACAAATCCAATAAGTTTACTGTTATAGACTACGGTGCAGTTACTACAAAAGCTGGTATTGATAAGGCTTTGCGCCTACACGATATATATAATGGAATTATATCACTTATAAAATCATACAGCCCTGATGTAGTGGCTATAGAAGAGCTTTTTTACAATAAAAACGCAAAGACTGTCATAACTATTGGAGAATCCAGAGGAGTTTCTATTTTAGCCGCTGTCAATTCGGGAATAAAGGTTTTTGAATATACTCCTTTGCAAGTTAAACAAGCAGTGGTAGGGTACGGAAGAGCAGATAAACATCAAGTTCAACAAATGGTGAAGGCTTTATTAGATCTTGAGGAAATTCCTAGACCTGACGATGTAGCTGATGCCTTGGCAGTTGCTATATGCCATTGTCACAGTAACAATATGATTGAAAAGCTGGGGTATTCAAGATGATTGAGTATGTTAGAGGGATAATTGAAGATATTGGACAAGATTACGTAGTGATTGACTTTATGGGTATAGGTATAAAGGTTTTTGTTCCCTTTTCTACTTTAAAAGTTTTACCTTCTAAAGGAAATATAACCAAGCTTTATACATATTTACAGGTGAGAGAAGATGGTTTTCAAATTTTTGGCTTTAAAACAAAAGAAGAGCTAGATTTGTTTGAAAAATTATTGTCTGTTAGTGGTGTAGGGCCGAAAGGAGCTTTGTCTATTTTGTCCGTGGTTTCTATTGACAATTTTGTAAAAGCAGTTAACGCAGGCGATTATAAAGCTCTTACAGTAGCTCCGGGAATAGGCAAAAAGACTGCTGAGAGAATTATTTTGGAATTAAAAGATAAGCTTCCAAAAGAAATAGTTTTTGAAGGTGATAATAATTTTTCAAATGAGGCTTTAGAAGCTTTATTAGCGTTGGGTTACACCAAGAGTGAAGCTATTTATGCTTTGGCAGATATCACCTGTGATAGCGTAGAAGATGCTGTAAAGCAAGCTTTGAAAAAATTAATGAAATAGGGTGAATTAAATGGAGGAAAGAATACTAACTCAAAATTTTACACAGGAAGATGCCTCCGAATACAGTTTGCGTCCTAGGTGGCTTTCTGAGTATATAGGTCAGCAAAAGATAAAAGAGGAATTAAAAATTTACATAGAAGCCGCTAAGATGAGGAAAGAGCCCCTTGACCATGTCCTATTATATGGTCCTCCTGGCCTTGGGAAAACGACTTTAGCCACAGTAATTTCTAATGAAATGGGAGTAGGAATAAAAATAACCTCAGGTCCTGCTATAGAAAAGTCGGGAGATTTGGCAGCAATTTTGACTAATTTACAGGAAAATGACATACTTTTTATAGATGAGATTCACAGGCTTAATAGAAGTGTAGAAGAGATTCTATATCCTGCAATGGAAGACTTTGAATTGGATATAGTAATAGGAAAAGGTCCAAGTGCCAGGTCTATAAGGCTTAGCCTTCCACGTTTTACTTTAATTGGTGCTACCACAAGAGCTGCGCTTATGACTTCTCCTTTGAGAGACAGATTCGGGGTTATAAACCGTTTGGATTACTATTCTGTGGAGGAATTAAAAGAAATAATTAAAAGGTCAGCGAATATTTTAAACATTGGAATTGATGAAAAGGCCGCTTTGGAGATTGCTAAAAGGTCACGGGGGACTCCCAGAATTGCCAATAGACTTTTAAAACGGGTGAGAGATTTCGCACAAGTAAGAGGAAATGGATACATTGATTTTAAAACTTCCAAAGAAGCTTTAGACGTATTAGGTGTAGATGAGATAGGATTAGAATACATTGATAGAAAGATTTTGGTTTCTATTATAGAAAAGTTTGGGGGTGGTCCTGTAGGAATCGATGCTATTGCTGCATCAATAGGAGAAGATGGGGATACAATAGAGGATGTTTATGAACCTTATCTTTTGCAAATAGGTTTTTTAAACAGGACTCCGCGAGGGAGAGTTGTTACAAAATTGGCTTATGATTACCTTAAATATCCTTATATAGAACAGGGGAGGATAGAAGGTGTTTGATAGTTTTGGCAAAATGTTGATATTTATGGGAGCTATATTAATTTTAATAGGGGTGCTTTTTTCCGTGGGTTCAAAAATTGGCTTAGGACGTTTGCCGGGAGATATAGTTTATCAAAAAGGAAATTTCACTTTTTATTTTCCTATTATGACAAGCCTTTTATTAAGTCTGTTTTTAACATTAATTTTTTGGCTTTTTAGAAGATAATTTTTTGTCTATTGAAAAAAATTTGATTTAAAGGTATAATCAGTACCATGTTCGTATGCTATAGATTTATAAAATAAGTTTTTTATGGACAAATTATAAACAAAACAATAAAAGGATGGAGTAAGATATGAAGCGCAGTGAGTTTTACTTTGAACTACCAGAAGAATTAATTGCACAAGAACCTTTAGAAGACAGAGCAAGTTCTCGATTAATGATTTTAAATAAAAAAACCGGTGAAATAGAACATGATATTTTTAAAAACATAACAAAATATTTAAAACCAGGGGATTGTTTAGTACTCAATAACACTAAAGTAATTCCTGCACGCCTTATTGGAAGAAGAGAAGACTCGGGTGGAAAAATAGAATTTGTTCTTTTAAAAAGAATATCCAATAATGAATGGGAAATATTAGTAAAACCCGGAAGGCGAGCCAAAATAGGGTCAAAATTTGTGTTTGGAAATGGAGAGTTAATAGCAGAAATTTTGGATACTACAGATGTAGGGGGAAGGATAGTAAGATTTTATTATGAAGGAGTATTTGAAGAAGTATTGGATAAATTAGGCGAAATGCCTGTTCCCCCTTATATCAAGAAAAAATTAAAAAATAAAGACAGATACCAAACTGTTTACGCAAAATATGAAGGTTCTGCAGCTGCTCCTACTGCAGGGCTTCATTTCACAGAAGAGTTATTAGAAAAAATAAGGCAAATGGGAGTAAAAACTGTTTTTATTACTCTTCACGTAGGGTTAGGTACTTTTAGACCTGTAAAGGAAGAAGTAATTGAAAATCATAAAATGCATGAAGAATTTTACATTGTTACAAAAGAAGCAGCTGAGGAAATAAATGAGACTAGGAAAAGTGGAGGAAGAATCATAGCAGTCGGTACGACTTCTACTCGAACTCTTGAAACAGTTGCTGATGAAGATGGTTATATAAAAGAAAAAAGTGGTTGGACTGATATTTTTATATATCCTGGTTACAAATTTAAAGCTATTGACGGCATGATAACAAATTTTCACTTACCTGAGTCTACTCTAATTATGATGGTGTCAGCTTTTGCTGGTAAGGAAAACATAATGAGGGCTTATAAAATAGCCGTTGAAAAGAAATATAGATTTTTTAGCTTTGGAGATGCAATGCTTATAATTTGAGCAGAATAGGAGGATATAATGGCAGCGATTAAATATCGGCTCATCAAAAAAGATAGCAGAACAAATGCGAGATTAGGAATATTAGAGACTCCACATGGAATTATAGAAACGCCTGTGTTTATGCCAGTAGGAACACAAGCAACTGTAAAATCTATGACTCCTGAAGAATTAAAGGAAATTGGAGCGACGATTATTTTAAGCAACACTTATCATCTTTATCTAAGGCCGGGGCATAAGATTATAGAAAAAGCTGGTGGCCTTCATAAATTTATGAATTGGGATAGAGCAATTTTAACAGACAGTGGAGGATTTCAAGTTTTTAGCTTGAATTCTTTAAGAAAAATTACAGAAGACGGTGTAGAATTTAGGTCTCATATAGATGGCTCTAGGCACTTTTTTACTCCCGAAAAAGTAATAGAAATACAAAATGCTTTAGGTTCGGATATAATGATGTCTTTTGACGAGTGTGCACCTTATCCTGCAGATTACGATTATGTAAAAAAATCTATGGAACTTACTATTAAATGGGCTGAAAGGGGAAAAAGAGCCCACAAAAATACTGAAAAACAAGCTCTTTTTGGAATTGTCCAAGGAGGGACCTATGAAGATTTAAGAAAAGAGTGTGCTCAAAGATTAGTAGATATGGATTTTCCTGGATACTCTATAGGTGGATTAAGCGTAGGAGAACCAAAGAATGTAATGTACGACATTGTAGATTTAACTACAGAATATTTACCTGAAGACAAACCGAGATATCTTATGGGGGTGGGAAGTCCTGATGACCTTATAGAGGGAGTAATACGAGGAGTTGATATGTTTGACTGCGTGCTTCCGACGAGAATTGCTAGAAATGGGACAGTTTTTACCAGCAAGGGCAAATTAATAGTAAGAGATGCTCCTTATGCGGAGGACTTTTCTCCTTTAGACGAAGAATGTGATTGTTATACTTGTAGAAATTATTCAAGAGCCTATATAAGACATTTATTTAAGGCTAACGAAATTTTAGCAGCAAGGCTTGCAACTATACACAACCTATATTTCCTTATTAAATTGATGGAGAGGATAAGGGAAGCTATAAGGCAAGACCGGCTGCTTGAATTTAAAAAACAATTTTTTAAAAAATATGGTTATAAGGAGGAGTATTGATGAATCCCGAAACGACTTACGTAATTGTTCAGATGCTTATTTTTGTTGCAATCTTTTACTTTTTATTGATTTTACCTCAACAAAGGCGACAAAAGAAAGAGAGAGAAATGCTGGATTCTTTAAAACCAGGTGATGAGATTATTACAAAAAGTGGTTTTTATGGTAAAATTCTAAACATAAAAGATGATGTGATAACATTAGAAATGGGTGCAGATAAGGTAAGGCTCAAGATTGCAAAGTGGGCAGTAGGTGGAGTTGTAAGTTCTGCCAGTGACAAAAGCGATAAAGAAGAGAAATGATAAGATGCGGTTTGCCGCATCTTTTTTATGTACTATGTTTAAGATAAAAAGCATACATATTAGTAAGAAAACTGTGGGGGTGAGACTTTGAAAGGAAGGTTTGGTGTGGAAAAGGGAACTGGCATAAATATTACTGGAATTTTTACAGGGGTTTTAATAGCATACATTATCACTCTTAGTTTTTTCATAATTTACGCTTTGCTTTTGACTTTTACAGCCGTATCTGAACTAACTTTACCTACCCTTACTTTGTTGATAACTATAACAGGCATAGTTTTATCAGGTGCTTTATCAGCAAGGCATACTACTAGCAAAGGATGGTTAAATGGAGGAATTGCTGGTATTTTATATGTAACTGTTATGTTGATTTTGGGAGCATTTTTTGTAAAAGAATTAGAGCCTACTTCTTCTTGGGCAGTAAAATACGCTTGGGGAGCTATTTTAGGAGCTTTAGGTGGTATGATAGGTATCAATTTATAGCTTTAATTCCTTCTCTTTATGTGTTATAATAAATCAGGAAGAGGAGGGAAGAAAAATGAAGCGTGTTATAACAATTAACAGGCCAACGTTAAAAAATAGCTTAAAAAAGCCAGGTTGCGGCGAATGCCAGGCATCCTGTCAGTCTGCTTGTAAAACCTCTTGTACTGTAGCAAACCAAGAGTGTCAATATTAATACATATTACTCAAATGGCAGTAAAGTGTAATTACTGCCATTTAAACTTGCAATGGAGGTTAAAAAATGTCAGAGCTAATGCATAAATTTAAAAGACTGGGAATGAATATTGTAGTAGATCCGGTAAGTGGCTCTATCCATGTGGTAGACGATATTATTTATGATATTTTGGACTTTTATGAAAATCACTCAAAAGAAGAAATTGTAAATTTACTTCAGCATAAATATAAAAAAGAAGATATACTGGAAGCTATTGCAGAAATTGATGAATTAAAAGAAAAAGGGTTATTATTTTCAGAAGATATATATAAAGATATTCCAGTGTCGAGAAATGATTCTGTTATAAAAGCGATGTGTTTAAATGTTGCTCACGATTGCAATTTAAGGTGCAAATATTGTTTTGCTTCTACTGGGGATTTTAAAGGTAGCCGCAAGTTGATGGATTTTGAGACGGGCAAAAAAGCAATTGATTTTTTAATAAAAAGTTCTGGGAAAAGGCGAAACATTGAAGTTGATTTTTTTGGCGGTGAACCCCTTTTAAATTTTGAGGTAGTCAAGCAGTTAGTAGAATATGGAAAAGAAAAGGCGAAAGAAAATAAAAAAGTAATTAAATTTACCATAACAACCAATGCGGTTTTGCTGGATGATGAGAAAATAAAGTATTTTAATAAAAATTTTTCTAATGTGGTACTTAGTTTGGATGGAAGAAAAGAAGTAAATGACAGCATGAGGATACGTGTAGACAGCAGTGGAAGTTATGATACAATAGTTCCAAAAATAAAAAAATTCGTTGAATCAAGAGGGAAAAAAGAATACTATGTGAGAGGGACTTTTACAGCAAAAAATTTGGATTTTGCTAATGATGTGTTGCATATTGCTGATTTGGGAGTTTATGAAATATCTGTAGAGCCGGTAGTTGAAAAAGAAGATAAAGACTATACATTAAAGGAAGAGCATTTAGAGAGAATTTTAAATGAATATGACAGATTAGCAGAAGAATATGTAAAGAGATACGAAGAAGGAAGGCCTTTTTCTTTTTATCATTTTAAAATAGATTTAGAAGGAGGGCCTTGCATTAAAAAAAGACTTCAAGGCTGTGGTGCTGGTTTT contains:
- the ruvC gene encoding crossover junction endodeoxyribonuclease RuvC, coding for MRVLGIDPGIAIMGYGIIDYKSNKFTVIDYGAVTTKAGIDKALRLHDIYNGIISLIKSYSPDVVAIEELFYNKNAKTVITIGESRGVSILAAVNSGIKVFEYTPLQVKQAVVGYGRADKHQVQQMVKALLDLEEIPRPDDVADALAVAICHCHSNNMIEKLGYSR
- the ruvA gene encoding Holliday junction branch migration protein RuvA; protein product: MIEYVRGIIEDIGQDYVVIDFMGIGIKVFVPFSTLKVLPSKGNITKLYTYLQVREDGFQIFGFKTKEELDLFEKLLSVSGVGPKGALSILSVVSIDNFVKAVNAGDYKALTVAPGIGKKTAERIILELKDKLPKEIVFEGDNNFSNEALEALLALGYTKSEAIYALADITCDSVEDAVKQALKKLMK
- the ruvB gene encoding Holliday junction branch migration DNA helicase RuvB; this encodes MEERILTQNFTQEDASEYSLRPRWLSEYIGQQKIKEELKIYIEAAKMRKEPLDHVLLYGPPGLGKTTLATVISNEMGVGIKITSGPAIEKSGDLAAILTNLQENDILFIDEIHRLNRSVEEILYPAMEDFELDIVIGKGPSARSIRLSLPRFTLIGATTRAALMTSPLRDRFGVINRLDYYSVEELKEIIKRSANILNIGIDEKAALEIAKRSRGTPRIANRLLKRVRDFAQVRGNGYIDFKTSKEALDVLGVDEIGLEYIDRKILVSIIEKFGGGPVGIDAIAASIGEDGDTIEDVYEPYLLQIGFLNRTPRGRVVTKLAYDYLKYPYIEQGRIEGV
- a CDS encoding DUF2905 domain-containing protein; protein product: MFDSFGKMLIFMGAILILIGVLFSVGSKIGLGRLPGDIVYQKGNFTFYFPIMTSLLLSLFLTLIFWLFRR
- the queA gene encoding tRNA preQ1(34) S-adenosylmethionine ribosyltransferase-isomerase QueA; the encoded protein is MKRSEFYFELPEELIAQEPLEDRASSRLMILNKKTGEIEHDIFKNITKYLKPGDCLVLNNTKVIPARLIGRREDSGGKIEFVLLKRISNNEWEILVKPGRRAKIGSKFVFGNGELIAEILDTTDVGGRIVRFYYEGVFEEVLDKLGEMPVPPYIKKKLKNKDRYQTVYAKYEGSAAAPTAGLHFTEELLEKIRQMGVKTVFITLHVGLGTFRPVKEEVIENHKMHEEFYIVTKEAAEEINETRKSGGRIIAVGTTSTRTLETVADEDGYIKEKSGWTDIFIYPGYKFKAIDGMITNFHLPESTLIMMVSAFAGKENIMRAYKIAVEKKYRFFSFGDAMLII
- the tgt gene encoding tRNA guanosine(34) transglycosylase Tgt, which codes for MAAIKYRLIKKDSRTNARLGILETPHGIIETPVFMPVGTQATVKSMTPEELKEIGATIILSNTYHLYLRPGHKIIEKAGGLHKFMNWDRAILTDSGGFQVFSLNSLRKITEDGVEFRSHIDGSRHFFTPEKVIEIQNALGSDIMMSFDECAPYPADYDYVKKSMELTIKWAERGKRAHKNTEKQALFGIVQGGTYEDLRKECAQRLVDMDFPGYSIGGLSVGEPKNVMYDIVDLTTEYLPEDKPRYLMGVGSPDDLIEGVIRGVDMFDCVLPTRIARNGTVFTSKGKLIVRDAPYAEDFSPLDEECDCYTCRNYSRAYIRHLFKANEILAARLATIHNLYFLIKLMERIREAIRQDRLLEFKKQFFKKYGYKEEY
- the yajC gene encoding preprotein translocase subunit YajC; amino-acid sequence: MNPETTYVIVQMLIFVAIFYFLLILPQQRRQKKEREMLDSLKPGDEIITKSGFYGKILNIKDDVITLEMGADKVRLKIAKWAVGGVVSSASDKSDKEEK
- a CDS encoding TIGR04086 family membrane protein: MKGRFGVEKGTGINITGIFTGVLIAYIITLSFFIIYALLLTFTAVSELTLPTLTLLITITGIVLSGALSARHTTSKGWLNGGIAGILYVTVMLILGAFFVKELEPTSSWAVKYAWGAILGALGGMIGINL
- the scfA gene encoding six-cysteine ranthipeptide SCIFF, encoding MKRVITINRPTLKNSLKKPGCGECQASCQSACKTSCTVANQECQY